cttcctctcccctcgaGCAGGTCCCACTGTAGTTAGGGCACCCACGTCTGTTTTCTGGTTTCCCTTCCTTGCTTCAGCGGCCTCCAGAAACTTGGGGGCTCTCACCTTCCCTCTCTCCACCGTCCCCTCCGATCTGTGACCAAATCCCATCCCCTTTACGGGTCACATTCTTCTGAAGTCTGTTCGCTGCTGGTGGCAGTGGCTGGTGGCGGGGGCCCCGGGGCTCCCTCTGCAGCACCCCGAGCCAGACACAGGCTGGGGGGTACCTCAGGGCTCCAGTGAGTGCCCCTCCCCGCCCAGAGGCGTCCTCCGTCCTGAGAAGGGGGCCCCCAGGCATTTCTGGGTGCACCCGGGCACCTCCCTGCATGGCAGGTCCCTGGCTCTTGGGCGCTGGGCCCCTCGCCTCCCTCCTGCCGGGGCGGGAGGACACCCAGCAGCCTTAGGCCTGGCCACGGGACCTCCCCAGCCCTGGGGACCCCCACCCTGGAGACTGGGGACATGGCCCCCCTTGGTCCCGCCCCAGGCTCGCCTGTACAGCATCGCGGCGGCCGTGGTGGCTGCCGCCTACCCCGTGTGCAGCTGCCTCCTGTGCCTGGGGGTGAAGGAGCGGCCAGGTATGGGGCTTGCGGGGGGCCGGGCGGGTGTGGGGGTGGCTCTGGGTCCTGCCCGCCCAGGTGACACCGTCCTGTGCTGCAGAGCCCCCTGGCCCAGACTCGGGCCCAGGCCTGGGCTTCCTGGCGGGGCTGGGCCTCACCGCGCGGCACCCCCCGTACCTGCGCCTGGTGGTCTCCTTCCTGCTCATCTCGGCGGCGGTTCAGGTGCGAGCCCGGCCGCTCCGCGCTGCCCCCGCCCTGGCCTGGAGAACGACTCCAGGTTCCGGGAACCCGTGGCCACCGTGGCCCGGAGGCCGGTGCTGGGAGAGGGGAACCCCCACAGGGCTcgcggggtgggcggggggcagCCCCGCagagggggccgggggccggggcacCTGTGAGCGCAGGAACGACCTGCTGCCCTGGGCGGCGCGGGGGCGAGGCGGGGCGCCCGCGGGGCCGCGGGGAGGCCGCCCTGAGCGCAGGCCCTGCCCTCGCAGGTGGAGCAGAGCTACCTGGTGCTCTTCTGCACGCACGCCGCCCAGCTCCACGGCCACGTCCAGGGCCTGGTGCTGACCGTCCTGGTGAGGCCCCTGCGCGGTGGGGGCGGCCGCGGGGGGGCCGAGGGGACAGGGCGGGCCCGGGGGACGCGTGGGGCTCTGCGCTGGTGCCACGTTCTGGGCTCTGCCGCGGCCTGGGCCACCTGCCAGCAGAGGGGGGCGTTGGGGCTAGGTCGGGGCCCCACGAGGCCATGTGCTCGCAGGTGTCAGCCGTGCTGAGCACCCCGCTGTGGGAGTGGGTGCTGCAGCGCTTCGGGAAGATGACGTCGGCCTTCGGCATCTTCGTGAGTGGCGCGGGCagccgggcgcggggcgggcagcGTCCCTTGGGTCTTCGATGCCTAGCCCAATGCGGGGGGCTCTGACCGGAGGGGCAAGgccggggggcagggggcgggtgGCGAGCAAGGCTGCCCGTCTCCCAGGTGATGGTGCCCTTCGCGATCCTGCTGGCCGTCGTGCCCACGGCGCCCGTGGCCTACGTCGCGGCCTGTGTGTCGGGCGTGAGCACCGCCGTGTCCCTGCTGCTGCCCTGGTATgctgagggaggggagagggccaGGGGGCGCGGGTCCCTGGGCCCGGCCTGTGCACTGGGGCCCCCGGGGTGCGTCTGACGTGGTCCCTACCCCGACTGCTCACAGGCTGGTGGCCATCGCGGGGAAACCCGGGCTAACtctgccccgccccgccccctccaaGGTCCATGCTGCCGGACGTGGTGGACGGCTTCCAGCGGCAGCACCCGCGCCAGCACGGCCCGGGCCTGGAGACCATCTTCTACTCGTCCTATGTCTTCTTCACCAAGCTCTCGGGCGCGGGGGCCCTGGGCATCTCCACCCTCAGCCTGGAGTGAGCCCCAGGGCTGGGCTGGAGAGGGCCGCGCCCCCCAGGGCCCGCCCATGCCCGCTCTGGGGACTGCTGCCTGGCCACCCCTCACGCGGGCCCTCCTCCGGAGCTAGGCTGACGTGGCCGGGCCAGTCCCCGTGGCAGGAtagcgtgggtggggtgggggcccccTCCGTGCAGGGGCCGGTGGGGAGAGGCTCTGAGCGGACGGCGTGGCGTTCCCCAGGTTCGCGGGGTACAAGGCAGGGGCCTGTGAGCAGGTGGAGGAGGTGGCGGTCACTCTCAAGGTCCTCATCAGCGCCGTGCCCACCTGCATGATCCTCGCCGGCCTCTGCGTCCTCAGGGCCGGCCCCAGGCCCGAGGTGCCAGGCCCGGCCAGCGCCCGCCAGCTGAGCCTCCGGAGGTGGGCACGGGCGGGAGGgctcggggtggggggtgggcgggCTTGGGGTGGGGGGCCGGCGCAGCCCGCAGAGCTCCCTCAAGGTTTTGTCCAGCTGACCGTCCTGCCCGTTGCAGGTACTTTCTTTCCTTGGCCCCAGGGACCCCAGACTTGCCTGCGTTTTCTCCTACCCCTCTGGCCACCTTCCCCAGGCTCCTTCCTCAGACCCCTCTTGCCTGCTGGTGTCTGAAACAGCCCCTCCCACACCCACCCTGCTCCTtggcgtctttttttttttttttttaatttctctcccctttccccacatcccccgttgtctgctctctgtccattcgttgtgtgtccttctgtgtccgcttgtattcttgtcagcggcaccgggaatctgcgtctctttttcttgcgtcatcttgctgtgtcagctctccgtgtgtgcggcgccattcctgggcaggctgcactttcttttgcgctgggcagctctccttacggggcgcactccttgcgcgtggggctcccctacgcgggggacacccctgcgtggcagggcactccttgcgcgcatcagtactgcgcatgggccagctccacacgggtcagggaggcccggggtttgaaccctggacctccggtGTGGcaatgctctatctgttgagtcaatTCCGCTTCCCTTTGGCGTCTCTCTCTTCCTACAGGAGGACCAGCTACAGCCTTGCTTAGTCTTGAGCTTCTCCCGTGAGCTGCAACAGCTGGAGCCAGCCTCTGCCGGGCcgcagcctccctcttcctctcccgtCTGCACCTCGCTAGTAGTTGACCACACAGCCTGCTCTGCCCCTGAGATATGGGGTCTTCCGTGGCCTCTCCAGGACTCCCACCTGGCCGCTTCTCGCCTGCTGACCCCAGACCGTCCAGAGAGGCCTGTGCCTCTGACTCCACTCCAGGCAACCTTGATCCTGAAAGCCCCCCAAGAGCAACTGTTCTGGAAAAACCTCCGACCCGGCCTGGCCGACAGACCCTTATAGGAACACCAGGACCCCCAAATCGCTCAGATGGCAAACTCACCTGACAGAGGACAGGAACGGCGGCCCCTTGGCCTACTCTGCTAAAGACGCTGACAGACACCACGTCGTGGGCAAGGTGGGGATGTCCAACAAGGAGGGACAGGCATAAGCACAGCGAGCCCCACAAGGGGGACGGCAGCAGGGGCGGTGGAGAGCCCGAGCAGCGCCCGAGAGGCGTCACACAGCCTTTTCCTTTGTTCAAATGTGTTGGCAATAACGTTTTGATAAATGCACAGACACTGATTAAAAATGATGATCCATCTTTTCTTAGGAACAAAAGTTATTTctgtagaaatatttttttctgaaattctaTCTTATAAAAATCATGGAAACCGCAGCTTCCTAGAGGCCATGTCTTTGGGGGAAGAAAGATccagagatttattttttcaaattcaaaGGCTTATCTTCTACTAGTCTAAAATATGCCATGGACAGTCCTCCCACCCCAGCTCCTGGGAAGCCCGGGGGTGCCTAGAGTCCCTGAACTAGACCACGTCCCGCCAGCTCTGAGCCTTGACCAGGCATTTCTTCAGACGCAGGAGCAGGCAGCAGGTGGTTACTTCCTAGCTTTGGAGGAGACAGAAAGTTGGGACTCTAGGAGTGGCCCTGTGCAGCAGGCCCGAGGCCCCAGCACCTCCTGCCTGGAGAGGCCTGGGCACCCGACGGAGGGACCTGGGCACAGACTTGCCCCCGGGTCTCCACACGCCCTGGCTCTGCCCTCTCCATGGGGTCGGCCCTCCCAAGCCCAGGCCAGGCCGCCCTCTGCTTCCTCTTTAGACCTTCAGCTGCTTCTTGGGTGGCTGAGCCTCGCGAGCCCCCAGGGAACCTGGCTGGGACACAGGGAGCAGGAGAGCTTCCCTGCCTCCGGGGTTCCCTACCCAGCCGGGACGTCACAGGCTCTGGGAGGGCCACAGGGACAGGCCCCCCCAGGACCCAAATGGCAGGTGCGGGGCAGGGGGAGGCATCTGAGCTGGTCCCCATGCTGGGGTGGGATGTGAGCAGCAGAAATGCTGGGCATCACAGAACAAAGGCCCGGCTGGAGCAAAGGGAGGGGACGTTCTGGGATGGGAGCAGTTTCGGGGGGTGACCAGGAAGCGGTGTTGGTGGGAAAGCAGCCGCCGCGGGGTGCTCCACAGCCCATCTGGAGGCTACATCCGGGAAGGCCACGGGTGGGCCATGGGTCTGAACCTCAGCCTGCTGCTGCAGTCAGTCTCTGCGCCCTCCTGGGTTCGGGGCGTCGTTGCAGGTGGGACAGGACGGGAGGCAGGGGCTGCAGCTGGGGCCTCGGGCCTGCACATCCCAGCTCTGCCTTCCAGATGCATCCCTGGAAGCCTGAGTGTCGCCGTGccagcctgtgtgtgtgtgtcccggGAGCTCGGGGGAGTGGACGTAAGTGGCAACCATGAAACAGCGAGGTAGGACGGGGACCAGTCCACAGAGGCGGTGCCCGACCCTAGTCTTGAAGGAAGACCAGGAGCCAACGACACGGGGACGCAGTGGGATGTTAATCTGAACAGAAAGACGGCTGGCACGAAGGCCTGGAGGCTGGAGAAGTGAAAAAGCGCAGGGACGATACTTCCGTACTATGGAACAGAAAGGCTTAACACCAAAGGCTCGCAAACGAAATTCATCACGGGAGGACATTCTTCACAATCCAAGCAGGTCCTATAAAAAACTGCAGATGGAagctttatcatttttttaagtacaaaagcttttttttttaggaggtaccagggattgaacccaggacacgggaagcaagtgctcagccagttagctacatctgctcccccgaAAGCTTTAGATCAGCTCCCATCCTCCGGGTCGGCCCAGGGCTCAGCTGTCAGGGATTCAGATGATCTAGGGGAGCATTCCGTGGGCGTGGCGGGGACAGGCAGCACCCGCTGTGACACCCAACCGGGCTTAATTCTCTCGCAttcgttttctttttttcaagatttatttatcccaccccactgtctgctgtccattcgctgtgcgcttttctgtgcctgcttgtattctcattaggccgCTCCagtaactgatcctgggaccttctggggtgggagagaggtgctcagtctcttgcaccacctcagctccccggtcTGCTGCGGCTCTAATGGTCTCTCCTccgtctcgttttgttgcatcgccttgctgcgccagctctcctttCAGGCCAGGTTACAACACGGGCCAGCACTCATGCGCAGGCCAGttactcctgcatgggccagcactctgcttgggccagctcgccttcaccaggaggccctaggaatcgaaccctggacctcccctatggtagacgagagcccagTCGCTCGAGCCACACCCCCTTCCCTCGCACTAGTTTCCTGTGGGTTAGGAATTTGGGGACAAGTAAACAGTTTAACCCTAGCCCACACGTCAGGGCAGACCCAGCGCTGATAGTGAAGAAAATCCTGATTTTGCCAATGGGAGACAAGTGGGACAGCTGAGAGGCCAGCGCAGGCCCCTCACTTGACAGACCTGTGAGCCAGGGAGCTGGTCCCCGGGCACAGGGGTCCCCCCTCTGAGGGCTGCACAGGACACCGGGTCAGTGACCCTGCCGAGTGGCAGGCCGTGTGTCCACTGCTCGTGGTGACCCGAGGGCTTGGCTTGAATGGAGGTGGTGACTTGGACGGTGTGATGCTGGGCTCGGACGCCCCGCAGAGTCGCTGCACTGCTCCCACCCAGCCTCGCCTCCCAACAGGCTGGGTCCCGACCATGGCCTAAGCCTCGCGTGATCAGGTGGCTGCTTACGTGTCGCTCCCTCCGGAGGCGCTTCCTGCTGCCCCCGGGGCTCTCTAATCTCTACCCCGCTTTGCTGGTACTTTGTACAGTTAAATATTTATCCATGGTTACGTGTTCATTGCTCAACACCCCATGAAAACGTAAGCGTCCTGAGGGCAGAGAGTTTGGCTTCTCGAATGCTCCGTCCTTGGGTCCAGAAGTAAGACTCAACACGATCGTTTGCTGAGTGAGCGTTCACTCGCCCTCCTGCCATGACAGTCGCTCCCCGTGTCCCTGCCATTCGCTTCACTGAGGAGGTGACACGGCCCGGCAGGAGGGATGCCACGCGGAGACAAGGAGACAGGAGTCcgtgttgcttccaccttttccCTCGTGAGAGGTCAATTCCTTTAAGAAACCTGAGCCTCCGTTTCTTGTTCGGACAAACACATGGATGATTTCCTGCTTCTGGGGATGGCCTGGGGCTTACGGGAGCTGAGGCCCTCAGGGACTGGGTGACCAGGAGCAGCGGGGGCCGAGGCGCCCCCCCCTCGGCTTTCCATAGGACGCTCTCAGCCGCCCCGCTGCTGAGCTTGAGCTTCGGGTCCCCAGGGGCAGCTGCACAATGAATATTTCATCTGAGGGTTTCTTCGGGCAATTAAAGGATCAAATGTCCAAAATGGACCTCGTGGCCTTCCCCCCACTCTTGTTCTGCCTCCTGCATTCTCAGAAAATTACATTCGAATTCACCCTGTACGCCCCCAAACTTGTATCTCCTTAGACTCCTTCCTCTCCCATTCGCTCCACCACACCTTCCTGCGTCCACTCACTGGCCTAAGTTTGCTTGCAGAAGTGGGCAGCGGGACAGAAGGGTTACGGCCAGTGAGTTATCAAGTGGTAGAAGCTGCTTGAAATTGGGTGGAAACTTGTAACACCAGATGTGGGGGGCCGTGTGGCTCAGAACACAAAGTGACCCGAGGGCGCACCGAGGTGCTTGAGAAGTGCACGGGTACGTCTGATGTATGCCAATGGGACTCGGTTTTGCTGGGTGCAGATTTCGGTGATCACCTAGTCTTTCTGACAGATGGGACTGGCACATAAGCAATGAGAAATGTGCACTCTGCTATCACTGTTCCTTAATATATAAACCGTATCAGAAGAAATATGCACTTTAAAAACAAGCATTATAACAGaactgagtgtgtgtgtgtgtgtgtgcgtgtgtgtatagagaaagagagagcc
The sequence above is drawn from the Dasypus novemcinctus isolate mDasNov1 chromosome 25, mDasNov1.1.hap2, whole genome shotgun sequence genome and encodes:
- the MFSD2B gene encoding sphingosine-1-phosphate transporter MFSD2B, encoding MAGAPGGTPAPAVEAPPPQAEAPAAESRSDSGAGRLSFCTKLCYGIGGVPNQMASSATAFYLQLFLLDVAQIPAAQVSLVLCGGKVSGAAADPVAGFLINRSRRTGSGHLMPWVLGCTPLAALAYFLLWLLPPAASLRGLWYTAFYCLFQALSTALQVPYAALTMLLTECPKERDSATAYRMTMEMAGTLAGAAAHGLLVAGAHQPRGCHEAALPGPGGVSPHAARLYSIAAAVVAAAYPVCSCLLCLGVKERPEPPGPDSGPGLGFLAGLGLTARHPPYLRLVVSFLLISAAVQVEQSYLVLFCTHAAQLHGHVQGLVLTVLVSAVLSTPLWEWVLQRFGKMTSAFGIFVMVPFAILLAVVPTAPVAYVAACVSGVSTAVSLLLPWSMLPDVVDGFQRQHPRQHGPGLETIFYSSYVFFTKLSGAGALGISTLSLEFAGYKAGACEQVEEVAVTLKVLISAVPTCMILAGLCVLRAGPRPEVPGPASARQLSLRRRTSYSLA